The Juglans microcarpa x Juglans regia isolate MS1-56 chromosome 8S, Jm3101_v1.0, whole genome shotgun sequence genome has a window encoding:
- the LOC121244079 gene encoding protein C2-DOMAIN ABA-RELATED 4-like, producing the protein MKDHSSTTTSSSLMENLLGLLRIRVKRGVNLAVRDVSSSDPYVVVKMAKQKLKTRVIKKDVNPEWNEDLTLSVTDPNLPVKLTVYDHDTFSKDDKMGDAEFDIKAYIDALRMNLQGLPNGTIISRVQPCRQNCLAEESCIVWNEGKVVQDLCLRLRNVECGEVEIQLQWIDLPGSKGLESM; encoded by the exons ATGAAGGATCATTCATCAACGACAACATCGTCGTCCCTAATGGAAAATTTGCTCGGACTCCTCAGAATCCGGGTCAAGCGTGGCGTCAATCTCGCCGTCCGCGACGTCTCAAGCAGCGATCCATACGTTGTCGTCAAGATGGCCAAACAG AAACTGAAGACACGTGTTATTAAGAAGGACGTTAATCCTGAGTGGAATGAAGATCTAACTCTTTCTGTTACTGACCCTAATCTTCCAGTAAAGCTG ACTGTTTATGACCATGACACATTCAGCAAAGATGACAAAATGGGAGATGCTGAATTTGACATCAAAGCGTACATAGATGCCTTGAGGATGAATTTGCAAGGCCTCCCAAATGGCACCATAATCTCAAGAGTACAGCCATGCAGGCAAAACTGTCTCGCTGAAGAGAGCTGCATAGTGTGGAACGAGGGCAAGGTGGTCCAAGATCTCTGCCTCAGATTGAGAAATGTGGAATGTGGGGAAGTGGAAATCCAATTGCAATGGATTGACCTTCCTGGTTCCAAGGGTTTAGAAAGTATGTGA
- the LOC121243941 gene encoding uncharacterized protein LOC121243941: MEDEERQEPWEALDVDDSVLSSFLKSADCAFSSPENPILRRCSRPPLSQTLASQSQKFKSPSPLTSSPRLIPGPAGAVQSAMHRRNRHNQSLLDGEEQPVPTQEYLRRVVENGNPDEDDDDFACNPWLCALDFISREGKGAATAPLSSIKNGINCERVGQVIAIIKSCTQNGLGDMMVTLKDPTGTIGASIHHKVFTEGEFGKDISVGAVLALQKVAVFSPSRSTHYVNVTLSNLVKVISKDSGPPLKQAYPASIKHTAPAPETCEKSWMPRWTFSPSQEVAERTMNSFRQTSKLRGSTESDKDAEKGNAAPQSGCLGNGKSRTQNALKEKESLFMRMGFANGMTEVAPRKDTIGIDKENVSSEESQPCKQTEVGNTSGNTHGIGETANLIDDQGSSGTNGVNKNSQPAVSRTSLPQWTDEQLDMLMAFD, from the exons ATGGAAGACGAAGAACGACAAGAACCGTGGGAAGCACTAGACGTAGACGATTCAGTTCTCTCCTCTTTCCTCAAATCCGCCGATTGCGCCTTCTCTTCCCCCGAAAACCCCATTCTCCGACGCTGTTCCCGCCCCCCTCTCTCCCAAACCCTAGCTTCTCAATCCCAAAAATTCAAGTCCCCGTCTCCGTTAACTTCCTCGCCACGACTCATTCCGGGCCCTGCTGGAGCGGTTCAGTCAGCAATGCACCGAAGAAACCGGCACAATCAGAGCTTGTTGGACGGGGAAGAGCAGCCTGTCCCTACTCAGGAGTATCTTAGGAGAGTTGTGGAAAATGGCAACCCCGATGAGGACGATGACGACTTCGCCTGCAATCCTTGGCTTTGTGCTCTGGATTTTATCAGCCGTGAAG GTAAAGGTGCTGCCACCGCGCCTTTGAGCTCGATCAAGAACGGGATTAATTGCGAGAGAGTGGGTCAG GTTATTGCCATTATCAAATCATGCACCCAAAATGGTCTTGGTGACATGATGGTGACTCTGAAG GATCCAACGGGTACAATTGGTGCCAGCATTCACCACAAAGTTTTTACTGAGGGTGAGTTTGGGAAGGACATATCTGTTGGAGCAGTTTTAGCACTCCAGAAG gTTGCTGTTTTCTCCCCTTCACGCTCTACACATTACGTGAATGTAACCCTTAGCAACTTGGTCAAG GTAATCTCGAAGGATAGTGGACCCCCATTAAAACAAGCATATCCTGCATCAATCAAACATACTGCTCCTGCTCCTG aAACATGTGAAAAGTCCTGGATGCCTAGGTGGACGTTTTCTCCATCGCAGGAAGTAGCTGAAAGAACCATGAATAGCTTCAGACAAACTTCTAAGTTGAGAGGAAGTACAGAGAGTGATAAGGATGCGGAGAAAGGGAATGCAGCACCTCAAAGTGGCTGCCTTGGCAATGGAAAGAGCAGAACCCAAAATGctttaaaagagaaagagtCCTTGTTCATGAGAATGGGTTTTGCCAACGGTATGACTGAAGTGGCTCCAAGAAAAGACACCATTGGTATAGATAAAGAAAATGTGTCGAGTGAGGAGTCCCAACCTTGTAAACAGACTGAAGTAGGCAACACATCCGGCAACACCCATGGCATTGGTGAAACAGCTAACTTGATTGATGATCAAGGAAGTAGTGGGACAAATGGAGTTAACAAGAACAGTCAGCCAGCAGTTTCGAGGACTTCACTTCCACAGTGGACAGATGAACAGCTGGATATGCTAATGGCATTTGACTGA